From Apis cerana isolate GH-2021 linkage group LG10, AcerK_1.0, whole genome shotgun sequence, one genomic window encodes:
- the LOC108001435 gene encoding protein windpipe produces MLTTVLPLLLIITARAGTCAGLCVLENGTRARCQALEDIRYIETYDLEPLKAHVREPILRSSTVFANFTGLRHLDLSTGSLERIEAGSFLRLSNLRSLNLAENRIRDIETGSLDGLDRLHTLNLRGNRLRHLPPELARLKLLQHLDLQGNPLRCDCATLDTRDLLTARGVRFEGNVVCASPANSRGIPLLRLDAALVCRFEEQDLLGMQNDQADQSSYDSSGDSPAKRYDEDEKEEVLEELEEEEEEKEEEEESTEIVETTIRAESETPFREIDSPPASTPFLEEVEPPSTLGDSSTPTSTEEAASKGESEPSKKTTAFASEKIHEDGLFYPTEGSGAEDEEEGEEEQGEGSGVEGSGSGSTSTHPSREGKGEDEGFSLFDGLYNIIWGTTEGTTNEGPDLEEEQFIDATPTKGEKEVEEEEEEEDKASTTSTTTTTTTTVSSLSTEIILVPGVKFVDNSSKSGNVKMEEGEGDELASPTRQSKKGMGSYVVLAALLAILATLIGFAAYKGGFCRRRRKRGDVENGTELKDMQKALLETANTGAQAKVASNGNVESAPLVVDHPVDQTFDQDEIKVSNDCRVPDTGAKRSAVPRSPSRGGRSRRDSIDGGASREEDRVQQQPPLSPGAQRVKITVQENPDSVPKTPILITRTSNGENLVKTP; encoded by the coding sequence atgttaaccaCGGTGCTTCCGTTGCTGTTGATCATCACGGCTCGCGCGGGGACGTGCGCTGGGTTATGCGTGCTGGAGAACGGAACGAGGGCACGTTGCCAGGCCCTCGAGGACATCAGATACATCGAAACGTACGATCTCGAGCCGCTCAAGGCCCACGTGAGGGAGCCGATCCTCCGCTCGTCGACGGTGTTCGCCAATTTCACCGGCCTCCGCCACCTCGACCTGTCCACCGGCTCCCTCGAAAGGATAGAGGCGGGCAGCTTCCTGCGACTGTCCAACCTGAGGAGCCTGAACCTCGCCGAGAATCGCATCCGCGACATCGAAACGGGCTCCCTGGACGGCCTCGACCGACTGCACACCCTCAACCTTCGCGGAAATCGCCTCCGACACCTGCCCCCCGAACTTGCCCGCCTCAAGCTCCTCCAACACCTCGACCTCCAAGGGAACCCCCTTCGTTGCGACTGCGCCACCCTCGACACCAGGGACCTGTTGACGGCCAGGGGCGTGAGATTCGAGGGGAACGTAGTATGCGCCTCCCCTGCCAACTCGAGGGGCATCCCCCTGCTCAGGCTGGACGCTGCGCTCGTTTGCCGATTCGAGGAGCAGGACCTCCTCGGCATGCAGAACGACCAGGCCGACCAAAGTTCTTACGACAGCTCCGGTGATTCGCCCGCCAAGCGCTACGACGAGGACGAGAAGGAGGAGGTGTTGGAGGagttggaggaggaggaggaggagaaagaggaggaggaggagagcacGGAGATCGTGGAGACCACGATTCGAGCGGAGAGCGAGACCCCGTTCCGCGAGATCGACTCGCCCCCTGCCTCCACCCCGTTCCTCGAGGAGGTGGAGCCCCCTTCAACCCTGGGGGACTCCTCCACCCCCACCTCCACCGAGGAGGCGGCGAGCAAAGGGGAGAGTGAGCCGTCGAAGAAGACGACGGCGTTCGCCAGCGAGAAGATACACGAGGACGGCCTGTTTTACCCAACGGAGGGCTCGGGCGccgaggacgaggaggagggggaggaggagcagGGAGAGGGATCGGGGGTGGAGGGTTCGGGAAGCGGGTCGACTTCGACGCATCCGtcgagggaggggaagggggaggacgAGGGGTTCTCGTTGTTCGACGGCCTGTACAACATAATTTGGGGGACGACGGAGGGGACGACGAACGAGGGCCCCGACCTGGAGGAGGAGCAATTCATCGACGCGACGCCGACCAAGGGGGAGAAAGAggtggaagaggaggaggaggaggaggacaaaGCGTCGACGACgagcaccaccaccaccaccaccaccaccgtcaGCTCCCTCAGCACGGAGATCATCCTCGTCCCGGGCGTCAAGTTCGTCGACAACTCGAGCAAATCGGGGAACGTGAAgatggaggagggggagggggacgaGTTGGCCTCGCCTACCAGGCAATCGAAGAAGGGGATGGGCTCGTACGTGGTGCTTGCCGCCCTTTTGGCAATCCTCGCCACTTTGATCGGGTTCGCCGCGTACAAGGGGGGCTTctgcaggaggaggaggaagcggGGGGACGTGGAGAACGGGACCGAGCTGAAGGACATGCAGAAAGCGTTGTTGGAAACGGCCAATACGGGGGCGCAGGCGAAGGTGGCCTCGAACGGGAACGTGGAGAGCGCCCCCCTCGTCGTCGACCACCCCGTCGATCAGACGTTCGATCAGGACGAGATCAAGGTTTCGAACGATTGTCGGGTGCCCGACACGGGAGCGAAGAGGAGCGCCGTTCCGAGGTCTCCCTCGAGGGGGGGGAGGAGCAGGAGGGACTCGATCGACGGAGGCGCGTCGAGAGAGGAGGATCGTGTGCAGCAACAGCCTCCGTTGAGCCCCGGCGCCCAGAGAGTGAAGATCACGGTCCAAGAGAATCCTGACAGCGTGCCAAAGACGCCTATACTCATCACGAGAACGTCGAACGGTGAGAATCTAGTCAAGACGCCTTGA